The following coding sequences lie in one Silene latifolia isolate original U9 population chromosome 5, ASM4854445v1, whole genome shotgun sequence genomic window:
- the LOC141656992 gene encoding putative nucleoredoxin 1-2 gives MVFVANSNSTKPAFDEFVSGLPCLAIPFSELDTRHYICSFIGFNHVFYCARLSLVLLDPDEIIMHYRGAPDRFLTLGPEWFPYHDTDIEAVNIKDHVLRCRLDPLYKNEVPRSIYEAVMQDALIQEPLSLYKDILLCDPSLALSRIGSVDVANESLTVLELSKRHVVMYLCVDSRFLHELIHLYKECKEKKLDLEILVVWIPLFDFSDRIQKKFIENLRKENIISWLVFPKQNNIWRRLYRVFSLQLEEDRMIVLPPNGKPGELEGRGIVEQLGETEYPFTRTGILEKRFTALRSLTPDSLFKGTTEARTCLFRKGKKRNLRQSSLRGKKLLLYIDSVQLSEDKGKLCDLMMELYPKIKAKGWEVVFVPLDSRHKEPHIKYAKMPWPIMPISEACEASVFEKLVFEGDGNYGNQVIAFREDGKIVSRQAEKGLMKRKLNDSLFRDKLYEELTAIFVCLKG, from the coding sequence ATGGTCTTTGTCGCCAATTCCAATTCTACTAAGCCCGCTTTTGATGAGTTTGTTTCTGGATTGCCCTGCCTTGCTATACCATTCTCTGAGTTGGACACCCGTCATTATATCTGCTCTTTCATCGGCTTTAACCATGTCTTCTACTGCGCTAGGCTTTCCCTCGTTTTGCTCGATCCTGATGAAATTATTATGCACTACCGAGGCGCTCCTGACCGTTTTTTAACCTTGGGACCTGAGTGGTTTCCTTATCATGACACTGATATTGAGGCCGTGAATATAAAAGATCATGTCTTGAGGTGCAGGTTGGATCCCTTGTATAAGAATGAGGTCCCACGTAGTATTTATGAAGCGGTTATGCAGGATGCTCTGATACAGGAGCCACTGTCCCTCTACAAGGATATTCTGCTCTGCGATCCCTCCCTTGCTCTTTCGAGGATCGGGTCTGTTGATGTAGCTAATGAATCATTAACAGTTTTAGAGCTCAGCAAGAGGCATGTGGTGATGTACCTGTGCGTTGACAGTAGATTCCTTCACGAACTTATTCACCTTTATAAGGAATGCAAGGAAAAGAAGTTGGATCTTGAAATACTTGTGGTATGGATACCTCTTTTCGACTTTTCAGACAGAATCCAGAAGAAGTTCATTGAGAATTTGAGGAAGGAAAATATAATATCGTGGTTAGTATTTCCCAAACAGAATAATATTTGGCGCAGACTGTACCGAGTTTTTAGCCTGCAACTTGAGGAGGATAGGATGATCGTATTGCCACCCAATGGCAAGCCAGGGGAGTTGGAAGGAAGGGGAATCGTAGAACAATTGGGAGAAACGGAATATCCGTTTACAAGAACCGGAATCTTGGAAAAAAGGTTCACCGCTCTGAGATCACTCACACCTGATTCGTTGTTTAAAGGTACCACTGAGGCCCGCACGTGTCTGTTCCGTAAAGGTAAAAAACGCAACTTGCGTCAGTCTTCATTACGGGGTAAGAAGCTGCTCCTATACATTGATTCGGTTCAATTATCAGAGGACAAAGGTAAGCTTTGTGACCTGATGATGGAGCTTTACCCTAAAATAAAGGCCAAGGGTTGGGAAGTTGTGTTTGTTCCTTTGGATTCTAGACATAAAGAACCACATATCAAGTATGCTAAGATGCCATGGCCGATTATGCCTATCAGTGAAGCGTGTGAAGCATCTGTGTTCGAAAAACTGGTTTTTGAAGGCGATGGTAATTATGGTAATCAAGTCATTGCGTTCAGAGAAGATGGCAAGATTGTTTCAAGACAGGCAGAGAAGGGTTTAATGAAACGTAAACTAAATGATTCTTTATTCCGTGATAAGCTGTACGAAGAGCTCACTGCTATTTTTGTTTGTCTTAAAGGTTAG